A genomic stretch from Natranaerobius trueperi includes:
- the ftsY gene encoding signal recognition particle-docking protein FtsY, whose product MGIFSKIKEGLKKTRKGFVSQITNLFSSSSSIDEEFFEELEDILIGADVGVDTTMKIVEQIKERINEEKIKDPQDVDEILKEEVLNMLHFDSDEREVDDSLKVTLIVGVNGAGKTTSIGKLANRYKQNDQKVLLAAADTFRAAAIDQLKIWGDRVGVDVIRHQEGSDPAAVVYDGLQAARARKVDHLICDTAGRLHNKKNLMDELNKISRVIDRELGHPPHEVLLVLDATTGQNALNQAKLFSEVTPVSGIVLTKLDGTAKGGIVLALADELKLPIKYIGVGEGINDLQDFVSEQFVDALFSNSEDLTEN is encoded by the coding sequence CAAATAACCAATTTATTTTCTAGTAGTAGCTCTATAGACGAAGAATTTTTCGAAGAACTAGAGGATATTTTAATCGGTGCGGATGTTGGTGTTGATACTACAATGAAAATTGTTGAACAAATAAAAGAAAGAATTAATGAAGAGAAGATAAAAGATCCACAAGATGTCGATGAAATCTTAAAAGAAGAAGTGTTAAATATGTTACATTTTGATTCAGATGAAAGAGAAGTAGATGACTCTTTGAAGGTTACATTAATTGTAGGGGTTAATGGTGCTGGGAAAACAACTTCTATAGGAAAACTTGCAAATAGATATAAACAAAACGATCAGAAGGTTTTATTAGCTGCAGCAGACACATTTAGAGCAGCAGCAATAGATCAGCTAAAAATTTGGGGAGATAGAGTAGGTGTTGATGTGATTAGGCACCAGGAAGGCTCTGATCCAGCTGCAGTTGTCTATGATGGACTGCAAGCAGCTAGAGCAAGGAAGGTTGATCATTTGATTTGTGATACCGCTGGAAGACTCCATAACAAAAAAAATCTGATGGATGAACTAAATAAAATATCACGTGTGATTGATAGAGAACTAGGACATCCACCTCATGAAGTATTACTTGTTTTAGATGCTACTACAGGGCAAAATGCACTAAACCAGGCTAAACTTTTCTCAGAAGTGACACCTGTATCAGGTATTGTGCTTACAAAATTAGATGGTACAGCAAAAGGTGGGATAGTCTTAGCGCTTGCTGATGAATTGAAACTACCAATCAAATATATTGGGGTTGGTGAGGGTATAAATGACTTACAAGATTTTGTTTCTGAACAATTTGTTGATGCTCTGTTTAGTAATTCAGAAGATTTAACAGAGAATTAG
- a CDS encoding InlB B-repeat-containing protein, translating to MSGRKLAYLIIVISLTTLTVFMVGCTSEEEAENEQDKNDLNKYEVVVQTDTEEAGEIEGEGTYEEGEEVTVEAEPKEGY from the coding sequence ATGTCAGGAAGAAAATTAGCTTATTTAATAATAGTAATAAGCTTAACAACTCTAACAGTTTTTATGGTAGGTTGTACTTCAGAGGAAGAAGCAGAAAATGAACAAGATAAAAATGATTTAAACAAATACGAAGTAGTGGTACAAACTGATACTGAAGAAGCTGGAGAAATCGAAGGTGAAGGAACTTATGAAGAAGGTGAAGAAGTTACAGTAGAAGCTGAACCAAAGGAAGGCTATTAA
- a CDS encoding leucine-rich repeat domain-containing protein codes for MGKDGKEKDEKSFEFEIDEDTEVVANFREILDENLKEAIRDELEIQGKFIKEDLKDLKTLRARNENISSLEGLQYANNLETLNITANDVSDLSPLKELEELRKLNIRNNEVTDISPLKGKDKLKELDVLYNDISNYSPLKTINELELTISLEQVPDDLSVFNEINKLVTSVDDPEDLYSLKPLNDIELGINLVGSDSIEDFTPISKL; via the coding sequence ATGGGAAAAGATGGAAAAGAGAAAGATGAAAAATCTTTTGAATTTGAAATTGATGAAGATACAGAGGTTGTTGCTAATTTCCGTGAAATTTTAGACGAAAATTTGAAAGAGGCAATCCGTGATGAACTAGAAATACAAGGAAAGTTTATAAAAGAAGATTTAAAGGATCTAAAAACCCTTAGAGCTAGAAACGAAAATATTTCAAGTTTAGAAGGCTTGCAGTATGCAAATAACTTAGAAACACTTAATATAACTGCAAATGATGTTAGCGATCTTTCTCCTTTAAAGGAACTAGAAGAATTAAGAAAACTTAATATAAGAAACAACGAAGTTACTGACATATCGCCTCTAAAAGGAAAGGATAAACTAAAAGAGTTGGATGTATTATACAATGATATTTCAAATTACTCTCCTTTGAAAACCATAAATGAATTGGAACTGACCATATCTCTTGAACAGGTACCAGACGATCTGTCAGTTTTTAATGAAATTAATAAGTTGGTTACTTCTGTTGATGACCCCGAAGACCTTTACTCTCTTAAACCATTAAATGATATAGAACTAGGAATAAATTTAGTGGGTTCTGATAGCATTGAAGATTTTACCCCAATTTCAAAGTTGTAA
- a CDS encoding leucine-rich repeat domain-containing protein, translating into MEELRIVGYKIEDIDFLSNLRNLQKLQLIKTDDIKNIEALADLENLEELQLYKNEISDLSPLKDLNNLKILRAEHIPVSDVSPLSSLDKLKELNLRQTKVQDVSPLKDLIQLRILNLDMFGEPAQSRLSDGYTISDISPLQELENLKELSLKFKLEEDSGAKEIIKEVEERNVDVEYSYYEQF; encoded by the coding sequence TTGGAAGAACTAAGAATAGTAGGTTATAAAATTGAAGATATTGATTTTTTATCAAACCTAAGAAATTTACAAAAGCTACAGTTAATAAAAACCGATGATATCAAAAATATAGAAGCATTAGCTGATTTAGAGAATTTAGAAGAGCTTCAATTGTATAAAAACGAAATCAGCGATTTATCACCATTGAAAGACCTTAATAACTTGAAAATACTCCGGGCTGAACATATTCCTGTTAGCGATGTTTCTCCCCTTTCATCTTTAGATAAGCTGAAAGAACTTAATTTAAGGCAAACTAAAGTGCAGGATGTTTCACCTTTAAAAGATCTGATTCAACTTAGGATCTTAAATCTTGATATGTTTGGAGAACCTGCTCAATCCCGCTTGTCGGATGGATATACAATTAGCGATATTTCACCGCTACAAGAGTTGGAAAACCTGAAAGAACTGTCTCTTAAATTTAAACTTGAAGAAGATAGTGGAGCAAAAGAGATAATAAAAGAGGTGGAAGAAAGGAATGTAGACGTAGAGTATTCGTATTATGAACAATTTTAA
- the ylxM gene encoding YlxM family DNA-binding protein, whose protein sequence is MLEKTTHLVLLFDFYGELLTDRQKDIFKLYYYEDLSLGEISDLEKISRQGVYDLLQRGEELLTEYEHKLGLVKNFTLRQNKLKKLKKMLELPENERSHKECLDILDELIRGDDNAI, encoded by the coding sequence ATGTTAGAAAAAACTACGCATTTGGTATTGTTGTTTGACTTTTATGGAGAACTATTAACAGATAGACAAAAAGATATCTTTAAATTATACTATTATGAGGACTTATCCTTAGGAGAAATTTCTGATCTTGAAAAAATTAGTCGTCAAGGGGTATATGATTTATTACAACGTGGGGAAGAATTATTAACAGAATATGAACATAAACTCGGTTTAGTTAAGAACTTTACTTTACGACAAAACAAACTAAAAAAGTTGAAAAAGATGCTTGAACTGCCCGAAAATGAACGTTCTCATAAGGAGTGTCTCGATATATTGGATGAATTAATAAGGGGTGATGATAATGCTATCTAG
- the ffh gene encoding signal recognition particle protein: MMLSRLSEKLQNTLGKLKGKGKVNEKDVKEAMREVRLALLEADVNYKVVKEFVNKVKERAIGEEVLESLTPGQQVIKIVRDELTELMGGEATELNFSDKPPTVIMLAGLQGTGKTTAAAKLANKFKKDNKHPLLVACDTQRPAAIKQLHVLGDQIEVPVFSMGDKQHPADIAKGAIEHAKKNQRDVVIVDTAGRLHVDEDLMTELKQVEEKISPHEILLVVDAMTGQDAVNVADRFNEDLALSGIIMTKLDGDTRGGAALSVKKVTGKPIKFIGTGEKVEELEVFHPDRLSSRILGMGDVMSLIEKAETSMDQQKAQELEKKIKSQTFTFEDFLEQLQQIKSMGPLDQIFDMIPGMSGNKKLKDMSLDEKELVKVEAIIQSMTKEERTYPEVINSSRKKRIAHGSGTRVQDVNKLLKQFEQMKKMMKQMGKMNKSGKKKKLPGMGNLPFMS; the protein is encoded by the coding sequence ATAATGCTATCTAGGCTATCAGAAAAACTCCAAAACACTTTGGGGAAACTGAAAGGTAAAGGAAAAGTAAATGAAAAAGATGTAAAAGAAGCAATGCGAGAAGTTCGTCTAGCTTTACTAGAAGCTGATGTTAACTACAAAGTAGTTAAAGAGTTTGTCAATAAAGTTAAAGAAAGAGCTATAGGTGAAGAAGTTTTAGAAAGTTTGACCCCTGGTCAACAGGTGATAAAGATTGTACGGGATGAGCTTACTGAATTAATGGGTGGAGAGGCCACTGAACTTAACTTTTCAGATAAACCACCTACTGTAATTATGCTTGCAGGATTACAAGGTACAGGTAAGACAACAGCTGCTGCAAAGTTAGCTAATAAGTTTAAAAAAGATAATAAACATCCACTTTTAGTTGCATGTGATACACAAAGACCCGCAGCTATTAAACAGCTACACGTTCTTGGTGATCAGATAGAAGTACCAGTGTTTAGTATGGGTGACAAGCAACATCCTGCTGATATAGCTAAAGGTGCAATAGAACATGCTAAAAAGAATCAACGTGATGTGGTAATAGTTGATACAGCTGGACGATTACACGTAGATGAGGATTTAATGACTGAACTGAAACAAGTAGAGGAAAAAATATCACCCCATGAAATTTTATTAGTAGTTGATGCTATGACAGGTCAAGATGCTGTCAATGTAGCTGATAGATTTAATGAAGACCTAGCTTTGTCAGGTATTATTATGACAAAGTTAGACGGTGACACTCGTGGTGGAGCTGCTTTGTCAGTTAAGAAAGTAACTGGTAAACCAATTAAATTTATTGGAACAGGAGAGAAAGTAGAAGAATTAGAAGTTTTTCATCCAGATAGATTGTCATCAAGAATATTAGGTATGGGTGACGTAATGTCATTGATTGAAAAAGCAGAAACTTCTATGGACCAACAAAAAGCTCAAGAACTTGAGAAAAAAATAAAGAGTCAGACTTTTACTTTTGAAGATTTCCTTGAACAATTACAACAAATAAAGAGTATGGGACCACTAGATCAGATTTTTGATATGATACCAGGTATGTCTGGTAATAAAAAGTTAAAAGATATGTCATTAGATGAAAAAGAACTTGTTAAAGTTGAAGCTATTATTCAGTCAATGACTAAAGAAGAACGTACTTATCCAGAGGTTATTAATAGTAGTAGGAAAAAGAGAATAGCTCATGGTAGTGGAACAAGAGTTCAAGATGTTAACAAATTATTGAAACAGTTTGAACAGATGAAAAAGATGATGAAACAGATGGGCAAAATGAATAAATCTGGTAAAAAGAAGAAGTTGCCAGGTATGGGGAACCTCCCCTTTATGTCATAA
- the rpsP gene encoding 30S ribosomal protein S16, which translates to MAVRMRLKRMGAKRQPSYRIVVADGRAPRDGKFIEELGHYNPRTEPVTLKIDEEKAKKWLSEGAKPSQKVRSLLAQAGVIN; encoded by the coding sequence ATGGCAGTAAGAATGAGACTTAAAAGAATGGGAGCAAAAAGACAGCCATCTTATCGAATTGTAGTAGCAGATGGAAGAGCTCCGAGAGATGGTAAGTTTATTGAAGAGTTGGGACATTATAACCCGAGAACTGAACCAGTTACTCTTAAAATTGATGAAGAGAAAGCTAAAAAATGGCTATCCGAAGGTGCTAAACCTTCACAAAAAGTTCGATCTCTTTTAGCACAAGCTGGGGTAATAAACTAA
- a CDS encoding KH domain-containing protein, translating to MKELVEYIAKSIVDYPDDVIVNEVEGNKSMVLELKVNPEDMGKVIGKQGRIAKAIRTVVSAAAIRENKRVLVEIIQ from the coding sequence TTGAAAGAGCTTGTAGAGTATATCGCCAAGTCGATAGTTGATTACCCTGATGATGTAATTGTTAATGAAGTTGAAGGGAATAAATCTATGGTCCTTGAACTTAAAGTGAATCCAGAAGATATGGGTAAAGTTATTGGAAAACAGGGAAGGATAGCCAAAGCTATTAGAACTGTTGTGAGCGCTGCCGCCATTAGAGAGAACAAACGAGTGCTGGTTGAAATCATTCAATAA
- the rimM gene encoding ribosome maturation factor RimM (Essential for efficient processing of 16S rRNA) has translation MNPTHDLISVGQIVGTHGVKGQVKVISLTDIRDRFNQLDRVYLVGEELETFKAHIESSFLHKNKEIVKFKEWNNINDVEQFKNFYIKIPRNERPQLPEGEFYYDQIKGLNVITVDDTPLGTITEIFQTGGNDVYEVSDDDNQVLIPAIQQVVKDVDLHAGIIVVDLPEGLLEEE, from the coding sequence ATGAACCCGACACATGATTTGATTTCAGTAGGTCAGATTGTAGGGACTCATGGAGTTAAAGGACAAGTTAAAGTAATTTCTTTAACTGATATCCGTGATAGATTTAATCAACTAGATAGGGTATATTTGGTAGGTGAAGAGCTAGAAACTTTTAAAGCTCATATCGAGTCATCGTTTTTGCACAAGAACAAAGAAATTGTTAAATTTAAGGAATGGAATAATATCAATGATGTAGAACAATTTAAAAACTTTTATATAAAGATTCCTAGAAATGAACGCCCTCAACTACCTGAAGGTGAATTTTACTATGATCAGATAAAAGGGTTAAATGTTATAACAGTTGATGACACTCCTCTCGGAACAATAACTGAAATTTTTCAAACAGGTGGAAATGATGTTTATGAAGTATCAGATGATGATAATCAAGTTTTGATACCTGCAATTCAACAAGTAGTAAAAGATGTCGATCTACACGCTGGTATCATAGTTGTAGATTTACCTGAAGGTCTCTTGGAGGAGGAATAA
- the trmD gene encoding tRNA (guanosine(37)-N1)-methyltransferase TrmD, translating into MKIDILTLFPSMFYGVLGSSILKRAISKDHIQVNLIDIRDHSNDKHNKVDDYPYGGGAGMVMKPEPIFNVFDELNKTPGYFRDQKTIFMTPQGKKYSQKKAQELSQLDRITILCGHYEGVDERVRDNLVDEELSIGDFVLTGGELPAMVIMDSVVRLLPGVLGDEASAQADSFNDYLLEHPHYTRPAIFRGTDVPKVLLSGNHAQIDRWRKKESLKRTLTRRPDLLENVKLNDFEKKLLEELKQQDNI; encoded by the coding sequence ATGAAAATAGATATCCTAACTTTATTTCCTAGTATGTTTTATGGTGTTTTAGGATCAAGCATTTTAAAAAGAGCTATCTCCAAGGACCATATACAGGTGAATCTAATAGATATTCGTGATCATTCTAATGACAAGCACAATAAAGTAGATGATTATCCATATGGCGGTGGTGCAGGTATGGTTATGAAACCAGAACCTATATTTAATGTTTTTGATGAACTAAATAAAACCCCTGGGTATTTCAGAGATCAAAAAACTATATTTATGACACCACAAGGAAAAAAATATTCCCAAAAAAAAGCACAAGAATTATCACAGTTAGATAGAATAACAATTTTGTGTGGTCATTATGAGGGTGTAGATGAGCGAGTGAGGGACAATTTAGTTGATGAAGAACTATCGATTGGAGATTTTGTGCTCACTGGTGGAGAGTTACCAGCTATGGTAATAATGGATTCCGTCGTTAGATTATTACCCGGTGTATTAGGTGATGAAGCTTCAGCACAAGCTGACTCATTTAATGACTATTTACTTGAACATCCTCATTATACGCGTCCGGCTATTTTTAGAGGAACTGATGTACCTAAAGTGTTACTTTCAGGTAATCATGCTCAAATAGATCGTTGGAGGAAAAAAGAAAGTTTAAAACGAACACTTACAAGACGACCAGATCTTCTAGAGAATGTAAAATTAAATGATTTTGAAAAAAAGCTTCTTGAAGAATTAAAACAACAAGATAACATATAA
- the rplS gene encoding 50S ribosomal protein L19: MNVIRQIEEKQMKSDLPNFKPGDTVRVFVKVVEGQRERQQPFEGIVIKRQGSGLRETFTVRRTSFGVGVERTFPIHSPRLAKIEVRRRGKVRRSKLYFLRNRTGKSARIKEIR; encoded by the coding sequence TTGAACGTAATTAGACAGATTGAAGAAAAACAAATGAAAAGCGACCTTCCTAACTTTAAGCCTGGGGATACAGTACGAGTATTCGTTAAGGTTGTAGAAGGTCAAAGGGAACGACAACAGCCTTTTGAAGGTATTGTAATCAAAAGGCAAGGCTCAGGTCTTAGAGAAACTTTTACCGTAAGAAGAACTAGTTTTGGTGTTGGTGTTGAAAGAACTTTTCCTATTCATTCTCCACGTCTAGCAAAGATTGAAGTTAGACGAAGAGGTAAAGTTAGAAGATCTAAGTTATATTTCCTTCGCAATCGTACAGGAAAGTCTGCAAGAATCAAAGAAATTCGTTAG
- the lepB gene encoding signal peptidase I produces MEKFLREIFEWVKSLLVAVVLAFLIRFFVVEIFLVEGQSMSPTLADSQRLVVNKFIYRLDDPDREDIIVFEYDEDKDFIKRVVGLPGEKIEIADGNVYINGDRVKENYQTKKVNDNYGPEKIPDEKYFVLGDNRNNSMDSRSPSVGFIHEEQIKGKAFFVFWPLDQLGVIE; encoded by the coding sequence ATGGAAAAATTTTTAAGAGAAATTTTTGAATGGGTCAAATCATTATTGGTGGCTGTTGTTTTAGCTTTCCTTATTAGATTTTTTGTCGTAGAGATTTTTTTAGTTGAAGGACAATCGATGTCGCCAACCTTGGCAGACTCTCAACGATTAGTAGTCAATAAATTTATTTATAGATTGGATGACCCAGATAGAGAGGACATTATAGTATTTGAGTATGATGAAGATAAGGACTTTATAAAGCGAGTTGTAGGGTTACCTGGAGAAAAAATTGAGATTGCTGATGGAAATGTTTATATTAATGGTGATCGAGTAAAAGAAAATTATCAAACTAAAAAAGTTAATGATAACTATGGTCCCGAAAAAATCCCTGATGAGAAGTATTTTGTTCTTGGCGACAATAGGAATAATAGTATGGATAGTAGATCACCATCAGTAGGATTTATACATGAAGAGCAAATTAAAGGAAAAGCATTTTTTGTTTTTTGGCCTTTAGATCAGTTAGGTGTTATAGAGTAA
- a CDS encoding ribonuclease HII, with amino-acid sequence MNKKEVLVMDFCNLEDLSIKKIKEMCMNKPSWELVHAIENDKRKGVQDLKKRLRNRLIAEEKNKAHLESLLSNQLNLARENNAKRVAGIDEVGRGPIAGPVVSCIASLQHDFDFNRIIKLNDSKSLTNNEREKIYNELTSSSGIKYALGTSTPEEIDKLNIQNALVISMTRAYNNLNEEIDLALVDGNFVPPTLDNIGKYVPQGDQKVASIAAASIIAKVYRDRLMDDLHNKYPQYNFKSNKGYGTKEHREAIKAHGPCCVHRKSFLSGIIQEGPSISG; translated from the coding sequence TTGAACAAGAAAGAGGTATTAGTGATGGATTTTTGTAATTTGGAAGACCTGTCTATTAAAAAAATTAAAGAAATGTGTATGAACAAACCTTCATGGGAATTAGTTCATGCTATTGAGAATGATAAAAGAAAAGGTGTTCAGGATCTTAAGAAAAGGTTGCGGAATAGACTAATTGCTGAAGAGAAAAATAAAGCACATTTAGAATCTCTTTTATCAAATCAGCTTAACTTGGCAAGAGAAAATAACGCTAAAAGAGTTGCAGGTATAGATGAAGTTGGTAGAGGCCCAATAGCTGGACCAGTTGTTTCGTGTATTGCAAGTTTACAACACGATTTTGATTTTAATCGCATAATAAAGCTTAACGACTCTAAAAGTTTGACTAATAATGAAAGAGAAAAAATATATAATGAGTTGACGTCTTCTTCAGGTATAAAATATGCGTTAGGAACTTCTACACCAGAAGAAATAGATAAACTTAATATTCAAAATGCTCTAGTTATTAGCATGACAAGAGCTTATAATAATTTAAATGAGGAAATTGATTTGGCTCTTGTTGACGGTAATTTTGTCCCACCAACACTGGATAATATCGGAAAATATGTGCCGCAAGGTGATCAAAAAGTTGCATCCATAGCTGCCGCTAGTATTATAGCAAAAGTTTATAGAGATAGACTGATGGATGATTTACATAATAAATACCCTCAATATAATTTTAAAAGTAATAAAGGTTATGGAACAAAAGAGCATCGTGAAGCCATTAAAGCTCACGGACCTTGTTGTGTACATCGTAAAAGTTTTTTATCAGGTATTATTCAAGAAGGGCCGAGTATTTCAGGCTAA